The nucleotide window CCCGGCGAGTCCATACTAATTTTAGTCGGTTTCGAGGGAGATAAAAACACCAGACAGCGACGGGTCTACCCCCGAAAAATCCTTCCTCAAAAAATGATTCCGACTCACTAAGAAACGGACGTCTCCGTAGTCGGGCGTTTATTCTGAGGAATATAAATAGGGAGAGGTGGTCGGCTTGAGTGACGAGAACCACCTCCTAACTGAGCGTGACAAGCAGGTCTTAGGAGAAACAGAGGCTGACCCCGAGACACAGATATACCTACGTCCGTCGATGGAAAAGACGGATCGGATCTGAGTATACGTGTCGAAAGGTCGGACGGGACCGAGGGAGACAGACGTGTCATAGACGAAAATATCTACAGAGGAAACAGCCATCTGAGGTACTCGGTGCCCTTCTTCGAGGACGGAGTCGAAGCCGTCGTAGTCGAGACCGAGAAACGGGCTGTCTTCCCGTCTTCACCGTTTTCTTCAGAGACGAGTAAGAGCTACGTCTACAAGGGCAGAACATACACGGCTGAGGTCTTAGACGACGGAAGCACGTGAGTATCGGTGGTACCCTCAGTCTTCCAAGGCTTCGGCTATACGTTCGTGAGCACGGACGAACCTCCAGACGAGGTACAGGAAGACTATGATAGCTCCCATCACAGCCCCGAGGAATATCTGCTGGACTACTGCCATATACAGTACGAGAGCCACAGCTACTCCGGCTCCAGCCTTGACGAGGAAACTCCTTTCGTCCGTATCAGACCGTGTCATGTCTTATTATTTTATGTGCACCCTGCTTAAGAATCTGGAGCCGACCCAGACCTTAGCTGAACGAAGGCTTCGGCTATGATTCCGATCGAGACTACCGAGACTGCCATTGAGAGCGCGGTGCCGATTATCTGTGTTCCTGTGGCTAAGGCGGTCAGACTACCTATACCTCCGGCTACGATTCCGGCTCCGAATATGATAAGCAGAACCACGAAGAGACGGAGCCAGTGACCACGTGTCAGGCTCCAGCTATTCTTGAGGGCGGTGACGAAGCTGTCGTCCTCAACGGCGATGTAAGGCACCATGAAGACGAAAGCGACGTACGCTATGATTCCCGGTATGAGGAGGAGAAACGATCCGACCACGACGAGTATGCCGTAAGCGATCCCTCCGACGAATATGTTTATGAGAGCCCAGCCGATGTTTCGGGTGTAGTACTCCGAGGGTATAGAGTCTGTGTGTCCTCCGACGAAGGTACGTGTAGCGAGTATACTCAAGTATCCGAGTAACACAAATACGACGACTCCGAAGACCCCGAGGAGACTCATAGGCAGATCCACCGTGACTGCGAAGGTATCTCCCGCTATCTCGGCACCTCTTTCCCTCATCATACTCATTATGAAGCTGTTGACAGTCACCTGCCAGATGACTCCCGCCAGGGCGTAGACTACCACGAAGAGGGCTCCGTTCCGGTTGGCTATACGGCTGATACCGCCTGATACCGACGATCCTATGCTCAGACTCATGTTTATGTTTTCGGAAATTCGACGGATATATTAAGCATTTCTGATACACGGAGCCTCTGTATGCTGAATTAACAAAAAGTTACTTCAACAGCCGTTCCGACTCTGAAGTAATGTCAGATCCGGCTATCGAGGTATCGGGACTCCGGAAGGAGTACGACGAGACTACTGCTATCGACCGACTCGACCTTACCGTAGAGGAAGAGACTGTCTTCGGATTTCTCGGCTCGAACGGAGCGGGAAAGACGACTACGATAGAGATTCTCTCAACTCTTCGTCAGCCGACCTCGGGCGAGGTACGTATCCAAGGGCACGACGTCTCTAACCGATCCGAGGTAGTTCCACTGATCGGCTATCTCCCCGAGGAGCCTCCTGTCTACGACGAACTCACGGGACGCGAACAGCTTTCGTACGTAGCGGGTCTCAGGGACTTCGGAGACGAGTCCCACATCGATGACCTGGCACGTAGGTTCGATCTCAAAGGAGACCTCGACAAGAGGGTCTCAGCCTACTCGAAGGGGATGAAACAGAAGCTGAGCCTGATACAGGCTGTGATGCACAGACCCGATGTACTCTTTCTCGACGAGCCCACGGGCGGACTTGATCCCAGAGCCGCACGGACTGTGCGTGACTTCATAGGAGAGATCGCAGACTCCGAGACGACGGTCTTTCTGTCGACCCATATACTCCCGGTAGTCGAGGAGATCGCCGACGAGGTCGGCGTTCTGTACGAAGGAACTCTTGTGGCTAAGGGATCTCCCGACGACCTAAAACGCCGTGTCCGTGACGAGGGAACCGACACCGGCGGTACGACACTCGAAGAGGTCTTCCTCGACCTGACCAGATCCAGAGACACCGGCACGGGGAGTCAGAATGGTTAAAACGTCTCAGATAGACCCGGGTAAGATACTCCTCGTGGCGAGAACAGAGCTCCGCCGGAGCTACCGGAAACTCAACTCTAACACGAAGGAGGCTGCGATGACGGTCATCGGTGCGGGATTCGGACTTCTCTACTCAGTCGGCTTAGGTGTCGGATCTTACTTCTTCGTCAGGTCGCTCGTGTCGGAGGGTATGAGTCCTGAGAGTCCCCTTGCGGTCGGTGTCACGTTGACGGGCACCGCCGCCTTTGTCGGCTTCTTCACGTTACAGAGGACGGTCAAGTCGGTCGGAACAGTCGACAAAGACAGGGCTGTTCTCTCAGCCACCTCCCACTACAACGTCTTCCTCGGGGTTCTTCTCAGAGAGGTAGGACGGTGGCTCGCGGCGGCTGTCTTTCCTGTCGTCGTCGTCTCGGTAGGTGTCGGCGCGGGCGCGCGCTCGGCTCTCGCCTTCGGTCTGACCGGGGCTGTACTTCTACTTCTAATAGGACTCGGGGTGACATTGGGTTTCACGGCTGGTGTCTTCGTAAAAGTAGCCGCGGCACGTTCGAGGCTCGTAGCTAGTCACAGGACGAGCCTGAGTCTCGTGGCGTCTCTCGTGTCACTCACGGTCTACTTCTTCTTCATGACTGAGGAGTCTACGGGACGTATCGTCTCCGAGACTGTCGGCTATCTGCCGAGTAGCTGGCTAGGTGACCTCATACTCGTGTCTTTACCTGTCTCTGCGGGAGATCTGACACGTGGAATCGGAGGTCTCACAGTCTGTCTCGTGGTGCTTACTCTCGGAGTCGTAGCCTCGGGAAGACTAACACGGAGTCTGTGGTTCAGCGACAGTCTGAACTCCGGGACGGCGAACCCCGACACATCCTCTGTCTTCAGCCTCTTCGAAGGCAGACTCCCGAAAGCCACTCTTCGGACAGCCGACAAAAGCTGGAAACGCGCGAGACGCGCTCCGTTCACGCTCCAGTACGCTTTTGTCCCCGTGTTTATGCTCGTGTACGTTTTCGTCATGTCGGTAAGATCCGGCTTCTCTCCCGTGGTCGCGCCGGTTACTGGGGCAGCAGTCGCCCTCGGTGCGTCGTCGGCTTTTACACTCAACCCGATAGGGGGCGAGGGATCGGTTCTGCCCTTGGTTCTGACCTCACGTGTCGAGCCGAGACAGTTCCTCGGAGGACTCGTTCTCGGAGGTATTACGGTGGGTCTTCCCGTGTCTGTGCTCGCCACGGCTGTCGTGGGGGTCGTCGGACCCAACGGGTCTGTGAGTACAGCGGCTTCGGTAGTCCTCGTGGCGGTTATGGCAGCCTTCGGACCCCTCCTGTCGACGGGATTCGGGGTCGAGTTCCCTAAGTTCGAGAAGACAGCCGTACAGGGTCGGCGTGAGGCTGTGGTTCCGAGTGGCTGGGCTTATCTCTTCTTCGTACTCACATTCGGCATCGTCTCAGCACCGGGTATAATCGCACAGTCGGGTGCTGACCTGGTCGACAGCCTGCTGCCCTTAGGAGGAGTAGGCGCGGTAGCTCTGTCGTCGTCTCTCTTCGTCTTGGCGTCTCTACTGAGTTTCCGCCATGCTGTAGCTGTCTTCGAGGACTACTACCTCCGAGACTGACGTTTTTCTCAGCCAGCCTCCCATAAATGCTTTACATACCTATCCGGGAGAAATGCTTTATCTAACTAAGGTCAAGGGCAAGACCCCTTCACAAATCGTAGATTTGTGAGCAGTCAGAAGCAGAGCTTCTGACGACTTCCTCAAGGAGTCGTTCGCAAATCTGTGATTTGCGAGCCCGCGAGATCGGAGATCTCGTACCCTGGGAGACCGTCTAGACACGTACACACGGCTAACTTCAACGTCAATGTATGGCGTGAGCCCACTGTCGAGATACTCTCAGACACCTACGTACATACTCAGGTGAAAGCCGGAGAGTCAGTGACACGTGAGATCAGGATAGGGAACACGGGAGAAACCTCGGTTCCCCTCAATCCCGAGATGAACGGTCGGGACAGGAACGTAGTCTACAGCGGGGACACGCCGGATAAGATAGACAGATCGTGGCTCTCGGTAGACGCGCCCACACAGATAGCTTCGGGTGAGACCGCTACAGTCGAACTGACGGTCTCACCGCCCTCGTCAGTAAACAGAGGCGACTACCGCGGAGAGATCGACCTCGGGATAAAAGACCCGACGAGACAGTCCAAAAACGGCTACTGGCAGAGGATGCGTCTCAGAACTGAGGTCTGGAAACAGCCGTCCGAAGCCTTCGAGGTACCCTTCAGTGTCGACTCGAACACGACCGAGGTTAGAGTCAAGATAACGAGTCAGTCAGCCCACGGAGAGTCCCAGAGACCCGAAGTCGACTTCGACGTGAGTCTTACGAGCCCGAGCGGGGACGAGGTAGAGCCCGAGATGGTCAGGACAACTAACAAGGGTCACGTCAGCCTCGGAAACGGAGGAGTCCGTGACTCACAGACCGTGGGCGAGTACGGTGTAGCAGGCGGCTCGAAGGAGTTCGTCTACACGGTCGAGAACCCGTCGAGCGGAGACTGGAGTGCAGACATAATGCCCCACAACACGATGAGGTTCGACTACGAGGTAGTGAGGGTAAGGTAGCACGACACGGCTCACACCCTCCTGAGCTCC belongs to Candidatus Afararchaeum irisae and includes:
- a CDS encoding ABC transporter ATP-binding protein, whose amino-acid sequence is MSDPAIEVSGLRKEYDETTAIDRLDLTVEEETVFGFLGSNGAGKTTTIEILSTLRQPTSGEVRIQGHDVSNRSEVVPLIGYLPEEPPVYDELTGREQLSYVAGLRDFGDESHIDDLARRFDLKGDLDKRVSAYSKGMKQKLSLIQAVMHRPDVLFLDEPTGGLDPRAARTVRDFIGEIADSETTVFLSTHILPVVEEIADEVGVLYEGTLVAKGSPDDLKRRVRDEGTDTGGTTLEEVFLDLTRSRDTGTGSQNG